The Daucus carota subsp. sativus chromosome 2, DH1 v3.0, whole genome shotgun sequence genome includes a window with the following:
- the LOC108208026 gene encoding protein JINGUBANG yields the protein MGTHTSPWPYQTHEQDSNDSSMSSSISSQPSLPSVQSLNKLSQEIFTIHHCISTLKGHSSYVFSLALSGKHLYSGSSNSELRLWSQTLSDHHNFSSNLVSSCKSAVKCIVISGDKLFSSHQDHKIRVWKIEHNTSQNYKCISTLPTLNDRVTGLFSGKNYVETGKHKKSTWLHHDTVSALALSKDGSILYSASWDRTFKIWRTSDYKCLESVSNAHDDAINAIVSSSDGYVYTGSGDRKIKVWGKNGDNKHFMIDALEEHKSAVNALALSSDGDVLYSGACDRSIIVWEKRDGTKTKHMAVTGALRGHAKAILCLAVVSDLMCSGSADKTVRIWRRESDRSYSCLAVLEGHTGPVKCVTAGADYSGGADSNGTPYLIYSGSLDCDVKVWQIRVPFV from the coding sequence ATGGGAACTCATACTTCCCCTTGGCCTTATCAAACACATGAACAGGACTCTAATGATTCATCAATGAGCTCCTCTATTTCATCTCAACCAAGTCTACCTTCAGTCCAATCCCTAAACAAATTATCGCAAGAAATATTCACCATTCACCACTGCATATCGACTTTGAAGGGCCACTCCTCATATGTTTTCTCTCTAGCTCTTTCGGGAAAACATCTCTACAGTGGCTCTTCCAATAGCGAATTACGCCTTTGGAGCCAGACCCTGTCGGATCACCACAATTTTAGCAGTAACTTAGTTTCGTCGTGCAAGAGTGCAGTTAAGTGCATAGTCATATCGGGTGATAAACTGTTTAGTTCTCATCAAGACCACAAAATTCGTGTCTGGAAAATCGAACACAACACAAGTCAAAACTACAAATGCATATCAACGTTACCAACACTCAATGACCGTGTCACAGGACTGTTTTCGGGAAAAAATTATGTTGAAACCGGCAAGCACAAGAAGTCCACCTGGCTGCATCATGATACCGTATCGGCTCTAGCCTTATCGAAAGATGGTTCAATTTTATACTCTGCTTCATGGGACCGAACGTTTAAAATATGGAGAACATCGGATTATAAGTGCTTGGAGTCTGTCTCGAATGCTCATGATGACGCGATCAATGCCATAGTCTCGTCTAGCGATGGCTATGTGTACACTGGCTCAGGTGACAGAAAGATCAAGGTCTGGGGCAAAAATGGAGACAATAAACATTTTATGATCGATGCTTTGGAGGAGCACAAGTCCGCAGTAAATGCTTTGGCACTTAGCAGTGACGGGGATGTGTTATATTCTGGTGCTTGTGACCGGTCTATAATTGTGTGGGAGAAAAGAGATGGtactaaaactaaacatatggCTGTGACAGGGGCACTTAGAGGGCACGCGAAGGCGATTTTGTGCTTAGCAGTTGTTTCGGATTTGATGTGCAGTGGCTCGGCTGATAAAACAGTGAGAATTTGGAGAAGGGAAAGTGATAGAAGCTATTCTTGTTTGGCTGTGTTAGAAGGACACACAGGGCCAGTTAAATGTGTCACGGCAGGTGCAGATTATTCTGGTGGTGCTGATAGTAATGGGACTCCTTATTTGATTTACAGTGGCAGTTTGGATTGTGATGTTAAAGTTTGGCAAATACGGGTTCCATTTGTTTAG